The genomic DNA TTTTCTATTGCTTTGAAAACATCGGGGAGTTATGCGAAGTTTTCATTTAGAAAGGATGAAGCATCCTCAAAAAAGTTAAATTTATTCTATCATAAAATGGCTGCAAATGTGTCAGAAAAGTCAGGAATCAATTTCTTGAAACTTTTCAAAAAACAAATCTGCTTCTTCTTGAACAAAATCTTCCTCCTCATTTTCGGAAAGAGGGGGCAGCTCCTCAATGCTTTTTAATCCGAAATAATCAAGAAATTCCTTTGTTGTGCCATAAAGAATGGCCCTTCCTGTCCCTTCAGCTCTACCAACTTCTTTGATCAGTGCCTTGGCAGTTAAAGTCTGAATTGGGCGCTCTGTTTTTACCCCTCGAATTTCTTCAATTTCTGCTCTGGTGATTGGCTGTTTATAAGCAATAATCGCCAGAGTTTCTAATGCTGCTTGAGAGAGATGGGACGTACCTTTCGACTCCGCAAGTTTTCTTAAATATACCGCATTTTCTTTTTTTGTTACTAGCTGATAAGTCCCTGCTAGCTGGACAAGCATAATTCCTCTTGAGTTATTTTCCTCATATTCTTTCTTCACTTCATCAAGAATTTCTTGAGCTTTTTGTTCCTCTACTTCAAGAGCATCTGCAATTTGCTTTAAGGAAAGCCCTTCATCCCCTGCGGCAAATAAAAGGCTTTCAACAATTCCTTTCCAATTAATGCTTTTCAACCGTTTCTACTCCTTCCATTGAAAAAACAAAAATCTCGGCAAAATTATGCTCCTGTTCCACATTTATTTCATTCCGTTTTATTAATTCAAGAATAGCCAAAAACGTAACAACGATTTGTTCCTTTTCCGGAACAGGAAACAGGTCAAAGAAACTTTTTCGCCCTTTGAAGTGATGTAATTCCTCCATGATTTCAGCCATCCTTTTTTCAATGGAAATTTCCTGTCTGGAAATTTTCGTAGCCAGCGGTTTTTGGAGTTTTTTTCTTCTCAAAAGTTTTTGAATGGCACTAATCATATCGTAAATTGTGACATTAAGATTCAGTTTTTCACTATTCTCTTCTTTTGCATACTTTGATAAATCGCTTGGTGCTTTTGTGAACATTAGTCCTCGCTCTGTCTCAAGTTCCTTTAACTCTTTTGCAGCCTCTTTATATTTCTTATATTCGATCAGCTTCTCCACAAGTTCATCTCTTGGATCTTCCTCCATGTCCATTTCAAAATTGTCACCAAACGGTTCCTCTTCATGTTTTGGGAGAAGCATTTTACTTTTGATCGCGAGAAGTGTAGCAGCCATAACTAAATACTCACTGGCAATATCAAGCTCGAGTTCCTTCATCGTATGTATATACATGAGATATTGCTCTGTAATATCCGCTACTGGAATATCATAAATATCAATTTCAAGCCGATTAATGAGATGAAGGAGTAAATCAAGCGGTCCTTCAAAAGCATCAATCTTAACTTTATATTCCATAAATTACCCACCAAAATCGTAATTCGCAGCAATCAGCTGCTGCTAATATTAGTATAGAGGATTGACAAATGTTATCCAATAGAAATTTGCTCCTATTGATTCGGTCTCTCATGTTTTTTTCATTCATCCGCCCATACAAATGATACGTGATGAACATATGATGTCACTGAATAAAGAAATTGACCCAACAGGAGGTATATTTATGTCTGATGGAAAAGGCTACGGATATGGAACTGGTTTTGCGTTAATCGTTGTTTTGTTTATTCTTCTAATTATTGTCGGTGCATCTTGGTTTTAAATAGAAATGCGGAAGCGCATAAAAATGCCCGGTCAATTCCGGGCATTTTCTTTTTATTCCCGAATTGGAATGTGTTAAACTTATAAGTACATTTGCCGGGGAGTGAACATATGTATTCAAACGAGTATATTCAATTTCTTACTCATTTTCATGGAGACCGTGATTATTTTGAGTGCCATGAAATTTTAGAAGAATATTGGAAGAAGGTTGCAAAAGGGGACAAAAGCTCCGTTTGGGTTGGATTGATATTGATGGCAGTAGCCAATTATCATCATAGACGCAATAACTTCAGCGGAGCACACCGGACACTTGAAAAATCCTTGAAAATCCTTGAAATAAGGAAAAATGAATTGGCTCAGCTTGGCCTTGATTCATTCAAACTTATAAAAATTCTTTCAGAACATTTAGAACTCATAACATCCAATAAACCATACAAAAGCTATAATCTTCCTATTACCGATGAATTATTACAAGCGGTCTGCGAAAAAGAATGCAAAAGAAAAGGGTTTATCTGGTGCAATAAAAGTGATTTAACAAATGAATTTCTTATCAATAAACATCGATTTAGAGACAGGAGCTCGGTCATAAAAGAACGGGAAATTGCAATGATCAATCGAAAGAAAAAAGGCAGCGAATAATCATTATTCACTGCCATGACAAATCTCACATTTTTCTATGAAAGCCGCTGTATTTTCATTTGGTATCAGCTCTTTATCAGGATAAATATCTCTTAATGCCTTTACCATACTCTTGCCTATACCTTGATGACGATGTGAAGGGTTAACAGATATATGATGTATTTCGACTTCGTATTCATTAACAACAAGTACACCTATAAGGCCGATAATATCTTCCTCTTCCTTCCACAGAAACAACTGTCGGTCTTCTTCGGTTTCATACTGCTTCATCGTTTGCTGAAGTTTCTTCAAATCCTTCTCATTTGGCATAAAGGATAAAAGTCCCATTGCTATTTTTTCAAATGCTTTCTTATAACGTATTAACATACTGATCCCTCATTAATGAATTCGAACTTTTTTGTTCACCAATTTATGAACTTTGACATTTAGTATATGTTGAAATGTGTTATGGCGTGTCTAGTAATTGACCTTATCATATAAAAATGATGGCAATTCTTCAATTTCTTGTCAAGGTCATTTTATATCATTGTATAGGCGCAATAAAGAACCAATAGAAACATCCCCATAGCAACGACATGACAAGAATAAAAGAAAACACCAACCAATTTTCTTTTTTCATAAATGAATCAGATCCTCCCAGCCTATAATATAAACAATAAGCTGTTCCTAATTCTACACTAAAATGCATTTTTAATCCATCTTCTAGTAACTAAGCTGCCGAGAACCGGCAGCTTAGTATCTTACTCTTTCTTTTAAAGGCAGATCATTGCGGACGAGGTCCTCATATGTTTCCCGTTTCACTACAAGCATTGATTCCCCATTCTCAACAAATACCACGGCCGGCCTTGGAATCCGGTTATAATTATTTGCCATTGAATAACCATATGCTCCGGTACAAAAGACAGCAAGTATATCATCACTGTCCGCTTTAGGAAGAGGCAAATCCCATATAAGCATATCTCCTGATTCACAGCACTTGCCTGCAATTGAAACTGTTTCATCCGCTTTCGCAAGTGGTTTATTTGCCAATACAGCTTCATACTTAGCATTGTACAAAGCGGGGCGGATATTGTCACTCATACCTCCGTCTACAGCCACATAATGCCTCACGTTTGGGACATCTTTCCTAGAACCGATCTGATATAATGTTGTTCCAGCATCACCAACAAGAGAACGCCCAGGTTCAATCCAAATTTCAGGCATTTTCATGGAATAAGCGGATACTTGTTTTTTCACTTCGTTAATAATTTCTTTCACATATTGAGATGCTGGAATAGGATCATCTTCCTCTGTATAACGAATTCCGAATCCGCCTCCAAGATTTAATACTTTTGGCTCGTATGACAGCCTATCTTTCCATTCCTTTAATTTTTCAAAGATTTTTCTTGCTGCTAGAACAAATCCGGTAGTATCAAAAATTTGTGAACCAATATGGCAGTGAACCCCGAGAACTTCAACAAAGTTTGAATTTAACGCAATTTGAAGTGCTTTTTCAGCCTGGCCGTTTTGAAGGTCAAACCCAAACTTAGAGTCTTCCTGCCCCGTTAAAATATAGTCATGCGTATGAGCCTCAATTCCTGGAGTTACTCTCAAAAGAATATTTGTTTTTACATTCTTTTCGGAACATATGGAATCAATAAGATCAAGTTCATGAAAATTATCTACAACAATGCAGCCTATTTGGTGCTCCAATGCCATTTCCAGTTCGGCTCTGCTTTTATTATTACCATGAAAATGGATTTTATGAACAGGGAAACCTGCGACCAAAGCTGTATAAAGCTCTCCGCCTGATACAACATCCAGTGACAAGCCTTCCTCTTCTGCAAGCTGAATCATTGCTACTGTAGAAAATGCTTTGCTTGCATATGCAACTTGAGCTTTAATACCAAGCTCATCAAACGTATTTTTAAACCCTCTAGCCCGCTCGCGAATTAAAGCAACGTCGTATACATATAGAGGCGTGCCATACTTTTGTGCAAGTTCGATCGTATCCACTCCGCCGATTTCTAAATGTCCCTTTTCATTTACCTTTGTTGTGCCATGAAAATACATTTCTGTTCCCATTCCCCTTATCACTCAATATGTCGATCCCGAATATTTATTAAAAATGAATTATTTTGAATATAAACAAATGAATAGAATCTTTCAAGTAGGTATTGATTTCTGCCCTTTAATGGATTCTTTAATAAAAACAAACTTACCATAAGATTTGAAAATTCGCAATTGATTCAAGTTGCATAATGCTTCTGCTTTTCTTATGTCGGTTGGCGGTATCGATTTTTTGTATGAATGATGCTTGGGCGTATTTTTGACCCGGGAACAGACCGGCGAATAAGGATTTGTAAAAACGCTTTTGGATTAAAGGGCAATAATGGCCATAAATACGGTGTATTTAAAGAACGAATATTTGCCAAGAAAAGTATAAAAAGTGTAATTCCTACTACCAAACCGGGTATGTGAAAAATCGCCACTGCCACCAAAAGCAACAGTCTAACGATTTTATTGGCTATACTTAATTCATAACTTGGTGTTGAAAAGGTTCCAATTGAAGCTACAGCAAGATACAAAATCACTTCCGGTACAAAAAGGCCGACATCAATAGCAATTTGTCCGATCAAAACAGCAGCAATTAAGCCCATTGCCGTTGATAACGGAGTAGGGGTATGAATGGCGGCAATTCTTAAAAATTCCACTCCTATATCCGCAAGGAATAGTTGAATCACAGTCGGAATGTTGCTTTGTTTATTTGGTCCAACATATGCGATCTTTTCCGGAAGCAAAGACGGTTCTAATACAAATAATAACCATAATGGAAGCAAAAACAATGATGCAATAACCCCTATAAAACGAATCCATCTCAACATTGTTCCTACAGCAGCCGATTGCCTGTATTCCTCGGCATGCTGCAAATGATGAAAATACGTTGTTGGAGTAATCATAACACTTGGCGATGTATCAACGAAAATAATAACGTGGCCTTCCAATAAATGAGTAGCAGCTACATCTGCCCTCTCTGTATATCTGACAAGCGGGAATGGATTATATCCCTGTTTTAACAGAAATTCTTCAATGGTTTTGTCTGCCATCGTAAGACCGTCTATCTTTATTGCCTGAATTTCTTTTCTTATAATATTGATTAGATCAGGATTGGCGATATCCTTGATGTATCCGATTGCAATGTCAGTTTTGGATCTTTCGCCTATTTTTAGAATTTCAAATCGCAGTCTTCCATCCCGGATTCTTCTTCTTGTTAGAGCCGTATTGACAATAATGTTTTCAACATATCCATCACGTGACCCGCGAACAACTTTTTCGGTATCCGGCTCTTCCGGCTGGCGGCCCGGATAGCTTCTGACATCAATGACAAAACCGGTTGCTTCTCCATCAACTACAACAACAATTAATCCTGAGAGAACTTGAAGGACTAAATCATCTAGTGTTTTTATTGGTTGTACAGATTGATGGACAAGGCGATTTTCAATTATTTTGAAAAGGTTGGTTGACAGTTTTTCATGATCATTGATGGCTACAAGCTCTTCAACAATTTCAATAATAAATCGGGTTTCACAAAGCCCGTTCACATAATAAATGTGGACGTCTTTTCTTAAGATTTTCAGTTTCCTGACACCGAGATCAAAACTTTCGCCAAGCCCGATCCGCTGTTTCATATAATTTTCGATTTCATCCACAGACTCAGGCAATGGCTTTTTTTCTTCATCCTTTATTGTCATAAAATCCATTCCTTTCCAAAATCGATTGAACCATTTTTTATATTAAAATAGTTTGTAAAATTTACCGGTCGATGAAGTACAACCATTGGAATAAAGACCCGAATACTTTACCTAAAACGATTGCCATTAAAAGAGAAATGATCTTCTCTTGAACCCCTACCCTTTTTGCAAGAATTGGAAATACATTTAATACTTCAGTTAAAGCAGCAGCCAATAATCCGACAAATATCCCTCCAGCAAGCCCTAATGGAATCAAAAAGACAGGTGAAAGCGAAAAACTTGTGTCTCTTAATGTTGCGAGTGCTCCTGACACGGCACCAATCACGATCGCACATTCGTAGGAGCGAATCATTTTCATTGTTTTTGAAAGCTGTGTAAGCCTCGGAATTATTCCAAGAACTGTTAAGAATGCTACGAAGCCGGCCCCTACTGTTAAACCACCAGCAAATCCGATAATAATGACAAAAAGAATATTAACTATCATGCAATTTCTTCATATTTTCTTTGTTTTCATACATAATGACGTATTGATCCAGATTTTGCTGGTAGTTAAACATTTCTACTTCAAGAGGGCTTGGTTCTTCGTTGATTCGCTTCTTAAATATGTGGTTGAAAAAAAGGATCATTCCAAGTCCTAATCCAATTGAATAAGGAATTTGGAATAATAAAGGTTTTTTTACTTCTTTACCGGTTATGATTGTATAAATTCTCTGCTGAACGATTTGCATGCTGACATCCTCATGAAAATTCATAATTGCCAATGCTGAACCGAAAAATAACAAAAACCAAATGAACACGAAGAGAGGGACAGATACCTTACTTTGTTTATAAATGACTTCGATAATTGTTTGAGCAGGTCCTATCGCTTGAACTTCCAAGTTGCCACATACTTCTTTAATGGATGAGATTACTTTCATCACGTCGATCACAATCATATTCCTATCTTTTTTTGTGATTTGATAAATCTGAATTTTTTCCAGCCTTCTAATTAGAGTTTCATCCGCAATAATTTGGACAATATCTTTTAGAAATAGGGATTGCTCCGGATTGGCTTGAATTCGGTTGCGCATGCGAATGTAGATCGTATTTTCCATTACATTCACTTCCCACACATTTATTTCCTCGTAAATAGTATGAGTTTCTAGTAATTTTTTCATGAAGGCCAAAAATTGCTCTGTGTGGAAATATTTGATAGATCATGAAGGTCTTAAAGAAAATGGACAAAAAAACAAAAGACCATATGGAATTAAGTGTCCATACGGTCTTTCATTTGCTGAAGGATTTTTTTCTCCAGCCTTGATACTTGCACTTGTGATATGCCGAGTCTTGCTGCTACTTCTGACTGTGTTTGATCTTTATAATACCTCAAGTAAACGATTAATCTTTCCCGTTCTTCCAGTTCGCGGATCGCTTCTCTTAAAATGATTTTGTCAAACCATTTTCCTTCATCCCCATCATCAATTTGGTCCAATAAGGTGATTGGATCACCATCATTTTCATATACTGTTTCATGAATCGAAGCAGGAGTTCGGATCGCTTCCTGAGCAAGGATAATATCCTCTGGCGGGATTTCCAGATATTCGGATAATTCTGAAACAGTCGGAATTCGTCCCAGTCTCTTCGATAATTCATCCTTTGCTTTACGAATACGGTTTCCCATTTCTTTAAGAGATCTGCTGACCTTGACTGTTCCGTCGTCACGGATAAATCTTTGGATTTCGCCAATGATCATCGGAACTGCGTAAGTAGAAAACTTTACATCATATGAAAGATCAAATTTATCAACAGACTTGAGCAGGCCGATGCAGCCAATCTGAAATAAATCATCAGGTTCATAGCCTCGATTTAAAAACCTTTGTACGACAGACCAAACAAGGCGCGTATTTTTTTGGACGATCAAATCTCTGGATGCCTGATCTCCTGCCTGGCTCTTTTTTATTAATTCCTTGACTTCATTATCTTTAAGGTAGGTTTGACTATTACCGTTTTTGACCTCCACATCCATAAGCAAGACTCCTTAATTGCAAAGCATTTTGCTTTTTGATAAAAGCTTTCTCAAACGGACTTCTGTACCCTTGCCAGGCTGCGAATGAACCTGAACCTCATCCATAAAATTTTCCATAATGGTAAATCCCATTCCGGATCGCTCTAAGTCTGGCTTCGTAGTGAAGAGAGGCTGTCTCGCCTCTTCAATATCCTTAATGCCAACCCCTTCATCTCTTATTGTCATATCAACAATTTCGTCTTCAATGGACACAGAAATATAAACAATCCCTTTTGGATCATTTTCATACCCATGAATAATGGCATTCGTAACAGCCTCTGAGACAACCGTTTTAATTTCAGTCAATTCATCCATTGTCGGATCGAGTTGGGCGATAAAAGCCGCTACAGTTACTCTGGCAAATGATTCATTTTGACTTAAAGCACTAAACTGCAAATTCATTTCATTTTTCATTGTCAGGCAACCCCCAATCTTTGCAAAGCATATTCTTCCGTCGGCTCCAACCGAATAATTTTAAATAAGCCGGACATATTGAATAATCTTTCAATAGATGGGGAAATTGCGCAAACAATCATTTCGCCGTGTCTTTGTTTGATTTGCTTATATCTCCCGAGAATGACTCCCAGTCCCGAACTGTCCATAAAGGAGAGGTGCTCCAGATTTAAGACGATATGACGAATTTGAAACTCTTCGATTTTTTTTGTTGCTTGTTCACGAAGATTATCTGCAGTATGGTGGTCAAGCTCTCCGCTTAATCGAATGCAAAGGACATCATTCTTCACTTCCAATTCAATGTTAAGACTCACTATACGGCCTCCTTTTCTGGTATCAAGCTTAACTGACCGGGCATTTCCCCCATTTTTCAAGAAGAATTTACGGCCAATATACCCGACAGGTTATTTAATGACGATCATTAGCATATATTTCTTTTCTGCTTATGAAAGTGTCACCTTATAGTGAGTCAATTCGAGATTGAATGTTTTATATCCTTCCTATGAGACAAAACTAGTGAGAATTCGCTAAAAGTAGAATTGGTAAAGTTGTTTTCGACAAAATTAACTGCCTGATTTTGTGAAAATTCCAAAAGACCGTTTAAAGAGCTGCCACCATGTGGCTTTTTCAACATTTTTATTTGCGACAAGTGGGCTCTCTACAAGAACTTTGCCATCTTTGATCAATTTTATTGAGCCTATTTCATCTCCTACCTTGACAGGAGCCTTAATATTTTTATTAATGACAATTTCCTTTTTTACGCTCTTCATGTTCTCGCCTTTTTTCGTTAAGATCGAAATTGGTTCACTTGTCACGGCTTCAACTGTTTTCATACTTCCCTTACTTACTTTAGCCTTGCCCATAACATGCTTTCGTTTGTACATCGGATGTGTTTCGTACTGACTGAAAGCATAATCAAGCAATTTTGTTATTTGTGCATTTCTCTCCTTGGACGTTGGAGCACCAAACACAACAGCAATGACACGCATTCCGTTTTTTTCAGCGGTTGCCGTCAAACAATATTTAGCCTCATTCGTAAAACCGGTTTTCAACCCGTCTACCCCCGGATAAAAACGAACGAGCTTATTTGTATTTACTAACCAAAATTTCCTATCCGTATTTTCACGCAGGTATCCTTCATATGTACCTGTAAATTTCGTTATTTTATCATATTTCAAAAGTTCTTTCGCCATCATAGCCATATCGTATGCTGTACTGTATTGATCCTTCGCAGGCAAACCGGTCGCATTCTGGAATTTGGTATTTTTTAGACCTAATTCCTTTACTTTTTTATTCATCATATCGACAAATGCTTCTTCCGATCCTGCAATTCTTTCTGCCATTGCAACAGAGGCATCGTTGCCTGAAGCGATCGCAATTCCTTTAAGCATTTGCTCTGTAGTCATTTCTTCACCCGGTTCAAGAAATATTTGCGAACCTCCCATCGATGCAGCATATTCACTCGTCCGGATTTTTTCGTCCATTTTTAGTTTGCCTTCGTCTATAGCCTCCATAATTAACAGCATCGTCATTATCTTTGTCATGCTGGCTGGCGGCAATTTTTCTTGCATATTTTTCTCATACAATACGGTACCAGTATCCCGTTCAATTAAAATAGCAGACCGGACGTTATCAACAAGCTGTACGTCGTTTTTCTCTTTTGCAAACACTTGCGTTGACATAATAGAAAACATGAAAAATGAGATAACCATCATAGAGAATTTTCGTTTCATGGCATAACCCTCCATTCTTTATAAACTCCATTTTTTCCATTTTAAACATTTTTATACAATTGTTTCCTTGGTTAAAAATAAAAAAAACGAGGCTGACTATAAAAGCAAAAAGTCAGCCTCTTTTATGTATAGATTATCCGGTAATTTCTTCATGAATCAATTTTGGCGGGTTCACCTTTTCAGGAGATATTTTGATGTTTTCATATAATTTTTCTTTTACTTCATTTACATTTTCAAAATTGCTGTATATTGTGACCAATGATTCTCCTTTTTTCACTTGGTCGCCGATTTTTTTACGAAGGACGAGGCCCGCTGCCAAATCGATCTCAGATTCTTTTGTAGCTCTGCCTGCACCGAGAAGCATGGCTGCTGTACCTACTGCATCAGCAACGATTTCTGACACAAACCCATCTTCTTTTGCCTCTAGTTCAAATGTATATTTTGCTTGTGGAAGCTTAGACGGGTCATCCACAACTGAAGCATCTCCCCCTTGAGAGCTTAGGAATACTTTTAACGTTTCCAAAGAAGAACCGTTCTGAATAGCTTTTTCAAGCATTTGCCGTGCTTCAGTCAAAGAATTTGCCTTTTGAGCAAGAAGTACCATATGGCTTCCGAGCGTCAGGCAAAGTTCTGTTAAATCTTCCGGCCCCTCCCCTTTGAGCGTATCAATTGCTTCCTTTACCTCCAATGCATTTCCAATTGCAAAACCTAGCGGCTGGCTCATATCCGAAATAATAGCCATGGTCTTCCTTCCGACATTGTTGCCAATCCGAACCATTGCCCTTGCGAGTTCCCGGGAATCTTCAAGTGTTTTCATAAAAGCTCCCGCACCTGTTTTAACATCTAATACAATGCAATCTGCACCTGCAGCAATTTTTTTGCTCATAATCGAGCTTGCAATAAGTGGAATGCTATTGACCGTTGCGGTTACATCTCTTAAAGCGTAAAGCTTTTTATCAGCGGGAGTTAAATTTCCGCTCTGGCTAATGACAGCTATTTTGTTTTTATTGACAAGATCAATAAATGTGTTATTATCAATTTCCACATGGAAACCCGGAACAGATTCCAGCTTATCAATCGTTCCACCTGTATGACCAAGTCCGCGGCCAGACATTTTGGCAACAGGTACACCGACAGATGCAACAAGCGGACCAAGAACGAGCGTTGTCGTATCACCGACTCCCCCTGTGGAATGTTTATCAACTTTAATCCCTTCTATTTTCGAAAGATCGATTTGATCTCCTGATTCAACCATTGCCATCGTTAAATCAGCCCGTTCTCTTTCAGTCATGCCTTGAAAGTAAATAGCCATTGTAAATGCACTCATTTGATAGTCAGGAATCGACCCGTCTGTGTAGCCTTTTATAATAAACTGGATTTCCTCTGTCGTCAGTTCTTTTCCATCCCGTTTTTTTTCTATTAAATCAACCATCCTCATTATTCATCACCACTTCTTCCGGTTTCTTATTTCCCTATTTCTTTCACAATTTCTTTAACATACCTTAAAAAGTTTGCCTTTACTTTTTCTGTAGTTTCAATCACTTCATCATGGGTTAGAGGGGAATCAAGAATTCCTGAAGCCATGTTGGAAATACACGAAATCCCAAGTACTTTTAAACCTGCATGTCTTGCAACAATGACTTCCGGAACGGTCGACATACCTACTGCATCCCCGCCAAGGGTTCGAATCATCCTTATTTCAGCCGGAGTCTCATAAGTGGGGCCTGTATTGCCTACATAAACACCCTCTTGGACTCTGATGTTCAATTTTTTTGCAATTTCTTTAGCCAGACTTCGCAGCTCTTTGGAATAAGCTTCGCTCATATCCGGAAACCGTACGCCAAGCCTTGAATCATTCGGCCCAATTAACGGATTAGACCCCATGTTATTGATATGATCAGAAATCAACATTAAATCGCCGGGAGAAAAGCTTTCATTTACGCCGCCCGCAGCGTTCGTCACAATTAATGTCTCAACACCAAGTTCTTTCATCACTCTTACAGGGAAAGTAACTTGATCAAAACTGTATCCTTCGTAATAATGAAAACGGCCCTGCATGGCAACTACTACAACTTCATTCAGCACCCCGAATACAAGCTGTCCCGCGTGGCCTTCAACAGTAGAAACAGGAAATTCCGGAATTTGACTGTAGGGTATTTTTACAGGATCTTCGATTTCATCTGCCAGTACTCCTAAACCAGATCCGAGAATCAGCCCGATCTGAGGCGTCTTAGAATATTTACCTTTTAAAAATTGTGCAGCATGCTGAATTTTATCAAAATCCATTTTTTCCACTCCCATTATTTTAAATCGCCAAGAAAACTTTTTCCGTATTTAGGCATTTTTACATTAAAGTTGTCAGCAATCGTTGCGCCGATATCAGCAAACGTTTCACGAACAGGCAACTCTTTTCCTTCAACAAATTGTTTTGAATACAGGAGAAGTGGCACATATTCACGTGTATGATCAGTCCCTTTATGTACCGGATCGTTTCCGTGGTCAGCAGTAATGATTAATAAATCTTCTTCCTTCAATTTCGAAAAAACTTCAGGAAGTCTTGCATCAAATTCCTCAAGCGCTTTTCCATATCCCAATGGATCGCGGCGATGCCCGTAAAGTGCATCAAAATCAACTAAATTTAAAAAGCTAAGTCCAGTGAAGTCCATATCAAGCGTTTGGAGAAGCTTATCCATTCCATCCATATTTGAAACAGTCCGCAATGATTTTGTTACGCCCTCTCCGTCATAAATATCATTGATCTTTCCGATCGCAATCACATCAAATCCGGAGTCTTTCAACTCGTTCATAACGGTTCGGTCGAAAGGTTTTAGTGCATAATCATGACGATTGGATGTTCTTTTAAAGCTGCCAGGCTCTCCAACGAATGGTCTTGCGATGACCCGCCCGACCATGTATTTTTCATCTAGAGTTAGCTCCCGGGCAATTTTGCAAATTTTGTATTGTTCTTCAATTGGAATGATTTCTTCATGAGCTGCAATTTGAAGTACGGAATCTGCAGAAGTATAGACAATTAATGCCCCGGTTTTCATATGTTCTTCGCCAAGCTCTTTAATGAT from Bacillus methanolicus MGA3 includes the following:
- a CDS encoding stage V sporulation protein AA — translated: MENTIYIRMRNRIQANPEQSLFLKDIVQIIADETLIRRLEKIQIYQITKKDRNMIVIDVMKVISSIKEVCGNLEVQAIGPAQTIIEVIYKQSKVSVPLFVFIWFLLFFGSALAIMNFHEDVSMQIVQQRIYTIITGKEVKKPLLFQIPYSIGLGLGMILFFNHIFKKRINEEPSPLEVEMFNYQQNLDQYVIMYENKENMKKLHDS
- a CDS encoding DUF309 domain-containing protein; its protein translation is MYSNEYIQFLTHFHGDRDYFECHEILEEYWKKVAKGDKSSVWVGLILMAVANYHHRRNNFSGAHRTLEKSLKILEIRKNELAQLGLDSFKLIKILSEHLELITSNKPYKSYNLPITDELLQAVCEKECKRKGFIWCNKSDLTNEFLINKHRFRDRSSVIKEREIAMINRKKKGSE
- a CDS encoding spore germination protein, coding for MTIKDEEKKPLPESVDEIENYMKQRIGLGESFDLGVRKLKILRKDVHIYYVNGLCETRFIIEIVEELVAINDHEKLSTNLFKIIENRLVHQSVQPIKTLDDLVLQVLSGLIVVVVDGEATGFVIDVRSYPGRQPEEPDTEKVVRGSRDGYVENIIVNTALTRRRIRDGRLRFEILKIGERSKTDIAIGYIKDIANPDLINIIRKEIQAIKIDGLTMADKTIEEFLLKQGYNPFPLVRYTERADVAATHLLEGHVIIFVDTSPSVMITPTTYFHHLQHAEEYRQSAAVGTMLRWIRFIGVIASLFLLPLWLLFVLEPSLLPEKIAYVGPNKQSNIPTVIQLFLADIGVEFLRIAAIHTPTPLSTAMGLIAAVLIGQIAIDVGLFVPEVILYLAVASIGTFSTPSYELSIANKIVRLLLLVAVAIFHIPGLVVGITLFILFLANIRSLNTPYLWPLLPFNPKAFLQILIRRSVPGSKIRPSIIHTKNRYRQPT
- a CDS encoding GNAT family N-acetyltransferase → MLIRYKKAFEKIAMGLLSFMPNEKDLKKLQQTMKQYETEEDRQLFLWKEEEDIIGLIGVLVVNEYEVEIHHISVNPSHRHQGIGKSMVKALRDIYPDKELIPNENTAAFIEKCEICHGSE
- a CDS encoding segregation/condensation protein A, producing the protein MEYKVKIDAFEGPLDLLLHLINRLEIDIYDIPVADITEQYLMYIHTMKELELDIASEYLVMAATLLAIKSKMLLPKHEEEPFGDNFEMDMEEDPRDELVEKLIEYKKYKEAAKELKELETERGLMFTKAPSDLSKYAKEENSEKLNLNVTIYDMISAIQKLLRRKKLQKPLATKISRQEISIEKRMAEIMEELHHFKGRKSFFDLFPVPEKEQIVVTFLAILELIKRNEINVEQEHNFAEIFVFSMEGVETVEKH
- a CDS encoding stage V sporulation protein AB, translated to MIVNILFVIIIGFAGGLTVGAGFVAFLTVLGIIPRLTQLSKTMKMIRSYECAIVIGAVSGALATLRDTSFSLSPVFLIPLGLAGGIFVGLLAAALTEVLNVFPILAKRVGVQEKIISLLMAIVLGKVFGSLFQWLYFIDR
- the lysA gene encoding diaminopimelate decarboxylase, encoding MYFHGTTKVNEKGHLEIGGVDTIELAQKYGTPLYVYDVALIRERARGFKNTFDELGIKAQVAYASKAFSTVAMIQLAEEEGLSLDVVSGGELYTALVAGFPVHKIHFHGNNKSRAELEMALEHQIGCIVVDNFHELDLIDSICSEKNVKTNILLRVTPGIEAHTHDYILTGQEDSKFGFDLQNGQAEKALQIALNSNFVEVLGVHCHIGSQIFDTTGFVLAARKIFEKLKEWKDRLSYEPKVLNLGGGFGIRYTEEDDPIPASQYVKEIINEVKKQVSAYSMKMPEIWIEPGRSLVGDAGTTLYQIGSRKDVPNVRHYVAVDGGMSDNIRPALYNAKYEAVLANKPLAKADETVSIAGKCCESGDMLIWDLPLPKADSDDILAVFCTGAYGYSMANNYNRIPRPAVVFVENGESMLVVKRETYEDLVRNDLPLKERVRY
- the scpB gene encoding SMC-Scp complex subunit ScpB; this encodes MKSINWKGIVESLLFAAGDEGLSLKQIADALEVEEQKAQEILDEVKKEYEENNSRGIMLVQLAGTYQLVTKKENAVYLRKLAESKGTSHLSQAALETLAIIAYKQPITRAEIEEIRGVKTERPIQTLTAKALIKEVGRAEGTGRAILYGTTKEFLDYFGLKSIEELPPLSENEEEDFVQEEADLFFEKFQEIDS
- a CDS encoding YjcZ family sporulation protein, encoding MSDGKGYGYGTGFALIVVLFILLIIVGASWF